A single genomic interval of Sagittula sp. P11 harbors:
- a CDS encoding crotonase/enoyl-CoA hydratase family protein — protein MTNTYNTILVETDARGVATLTLNRPDKHNALNGELIAELYDAAEKLAADDDVRIVVLTGAGKSFCAGGDFNWFASNVEKTRSERVAQSATLALLLRRLDTLPKPLIGRINGPAYGGGVGMISVCDYTIGAEDARFGLTEVKLGLLPANISPYVVARIGKVHSRETMLSGALFDTVRAERIGLLTEVVAPTDLDATVNRLVHDHLQAAPGAVADTKALIAYVASHDLETNMIYTADRLADAWETEEGIEGINSFINKGVPSWRVK, from the coding sequence TTGACCAATACCTACAACACGATCCTTGTCGAAACTGATGCGCGCGGCGTCGCCACGCTGACGCTCAACCGCCCCGACAAACACAACGCGCTGAATGGCGAATTGATCGCAGAGCTATACGATGCCGCAGAAAAGCTGGCTGCAGATGACGATGTGCGTATTGTGGTCCTGACCGGCGCGGGCAAGAGCTTCTGCGCGGGCGGCGATTTCAACTGGTTCGCCTCTAACGTCGAGAAAACCCGTAGTGAAAGGGTCGCACAAAGCGCCACGCTGGCGCTGCTGTTGCGCCGTCTTGACACGCTGCCTAAGCCCTTGATCGGGCGGATCAACGGCCCGGCCTACGGTGGCGGTGTCGGCATGATCTCCGTCTGCGACTACACCATCGGCGCCGAAGACGCGCGCTTCGGTCTGACCGAGGTCAAACTGGGCCTTCTGCCCGCGAATATATCGCCTTATGTGGTGGCCCGCATCGGCAAGGTGCATTCGCGTGAAACCATGCTGTCAGGGGCGTTGTTCGACACGGTCCGCGCCGAGCGGATCGGTCTGTTGACCGAAGTTGTCGCGCCGACCGACCTGGACGCCACGGTGAACCGGTTGGTGCATGATCACCTTCAGGCCGCGCCGGGTGCCGTGGCCGATACCAAGGCGCTGATCGCCTATGTCGCGTCCCACGATCTGGAGACCAATATGATCTACACCGCCGACCGGCTGGCCGATGCGTGGGAGACGGAGGAAGGTATCGAAGGCATCAACAGCTTCATCAACAAGGGCGTTCCGTCATGGCGGGTGAAATGA
- a CDS encoding acyl-CoA carboxylase subunit beta, whose translation MARLETAVLTASETYTRNHAAQSERVETLRARIAEATAGGRPDMVARHRKRSKLLVRERIDLLVDTGTAFLELSSLAAYGQYGGEVPGAGIVTGIGIVHGLPCVVIANDATVKGGSFYHETVQKHIRAQEIAAENRLPCLYLVDCGGAYLPEQDRVFPDARHFGNSFYRQTNMSASGLPQISAVFGGCTAGGAYIPALSDEVIMVRGNARIHLGGPSIVKVAINEEVDGETLGGAEMHSRVSGVSDHLAEDEYHALALMRDIVSELGLSRPMGPDATCAPPARNPEELLGVISADRKQPYDMREVLLRMIDAGEFREFKPGWGETLVCGTARIHGYRVGILANNGALVSDSSLKGAQFVSMCDQRNIPLLFLHNISGFMVGTEAERGGIAKDSAKLVYAMSVAKVPRLSVLLGGSYGAGNYGMCGRGFAPNFLFAWPTAELATMSADIATNVMLELRRQKGGDPGKMEADMKLIEEQVRAQYGEQSDPYYATSRLWDDGLIEPAQTRDILGLCLAIVTSVPEAGRHTPVFRM comes from the coding sequence ATGGCACGTCTTGAAACAGCGGTGCTGACCGCATCAGAGACCTACACCCGCAACCACGCCGCACAAAGCGAGCGCGTCGAAACGCTGCGCGCGCGGATCGCCGAAGCAACGGCTGGCGGCCGCCCCGACATGGTCGCGCGGCATCGCAAGCGCAGCAAGCTGTTGGTTCGCGAACGGATCGACCTGCTGGTGGATACGGGCACTGCGTTTCTTGAGCTGTCGTCGCTTGCCGCCTACGGTCAATACGGGGGCGAGGTGCCCGGTGCGGGAATCGTGACCGGTATCGGGATCGTCCACGGGCTTCCCTGCGTTGTGATCGCCAACGATGCGACAGTGAAGGGTGGGTCTTTCTATCACGAAACCGTGCAGAAACACATCCGCGCCCAGGAAATCGCAGCCGAGAACCGGCTGCCCTGCCTCTATCTGGTGGATTGCGGCGGTGCCTATCTGCCAGAGCAGGACCGGGTTTTCCCCGATGCCCGCCATTTCGGCAATTCCTTTTATCGTCAAACCAACATGTCCGCGAGCGGCCTGCCGCAGATCTCGGCGGTCTTTGGAGGCTGCACGGCCGGTGGGGCCTATATCCCGGCCCTGTCGGACGAAGTCATCATGGTACGCGGCAACGCACGCATCCATCTGGGCGGCCCCTCGATCGTCAAGGTGGCGATCAACGAAGAGGTTGATGGAGAAACATTGGGGGGGGCCGAGATGCATTCGCGCGTCTCCGGTGTGTCTGACCATCTGGCCGAGGACGAGTATCATGCGCTTGCTCTGATGCGCGACATCGTATCCGAACTGGGCCTGTCGCGCCCGATGGGTCCCGATGCAACCTGCGCGCCGCCGGCGCGCAACCCAGAGGAACTGCTTGGCGTCATCAGCGCCGATCGCAAACAGCCCTATGACATGCGCGAGGTTCTGCTGCGCATGATCGACGCCGGCGAATTCCGCGAATTCAAGCCCGGATGGGGTGAGACGCTGGTCTGCGGCACCGCGCGGATTCACGGCTATCGAGTGGGCATTCTCGCAAATAATGGGGCGCTTGTGTCCGACAGTTCGCTCAAGGGCGCGCAATTCGTGTCGATGTGCGATCAACGCAACATACCGCTTTTGTTCCTCCACAACATCTCGGGCTTCATGGTCGGCACCGAAGCCGAGCGCGGCGGCATTGCCAAAGACAGTGCCAAGCTGGTCTATGCCATGTCGGTTGCCAAGGTGCCGCGCCTGTCGGTCCTCTTGGGCGGCTCATACGGGGCAGGCAACTACGGCATGTGCGGACGTGGTTTCGCCCCGAATTTTCTCTTTGCCTGGCCCACGGCGGAACTGGCCACCATGTCTGCCGACATCGCCACAAATGTGATGCTGGAACTGCGCCGCCAGAAAGGGGGCGACCCGGGCAAGATGGAGGCCGACATGAAGCTGATCGAGGAGCAGGTTCGGGCCCAGTATGGTGAACAGTCCGATCCCTATTATGCCACCTCGCGGCTTTGGGATGACGGGCTGATCGAACCCGCGCAAACCCGCGATATCCTTGGCCTGTGCCTGGCCATCGTGACATCGGTGCCCGAAGCCGGTCGCCATACGCCTGTATTCAGAATGTGA
- a CDS encoding TetR/AcrR family transcriptional regulator, translating to MAQSTASKVNETSRSAVGRDGVLDIAARLFREQGYGSVSLRKIAEAAGIKAGSIYYHFGSKDEIVAAVLDAGIRVVHASMRDAITDLPADTDGETILRSAIRAHLRALLDVSDYTSANVRIFGQVPQSVRDANLPTRRAYEAEWDSLLSQLKKDGTLKQDVDIRRLRLMLIGTLNATLDWFDPDRGSADALSRTYADVFLNGILQRQDT from the coding sequence ATGGCACAAAGCACTGCAAGCAAAGTCAACGAGACATCGCGCAGCGCGGTCGGACGGGACGGGGTGCTGGACATTGCCGCGCGGCTTTTCCGCGAACAAGGCTACGGGTCCGTTTCGCTCCGAAAAATTGCCGAGGCCGCCGGGATCAAGGCGGGTAGCATATACTATCATTTCGGTTCCAAGGACGAGATCGTCGCGGCCGTTCTTGATGCAGGGATTCGGGTCGTTCACGCGAGTATGAGAGACGCCATCACCGACCTGCCAGCCGATACCGATGGCGAAACGATCCTGCGCTCTGCGATCCGGGCGCATTTGCGCGCGCTTCTTGATGTGAGCGATTATACATCGGCGAATGTGCGTATTTTCGGGCAGGTGCCGCAATCCGTCCGGGATGCCAACTTGCCCACGCGCAGGGCCTATGAGGCAGAGTGGGACAGTCTTCTGTCCCAGCTTAAGAAAGATGGCACGCTGAAGCAAGACGTCGATATCCGTCGCCTGCGCCTGATGCTGATCGGTACATTGAACGCCACGCTCGATTGGTTCGACCCGGACCGCGGTAGCGCCGATGCGTTGTCACGCACCTATGCCGATGTGTTCCTCAACGGGATACTCCAAAGACAGGATACCTGA
- a CDS encoding SDR family NAD(P)-dependent oxidoreductase: MTGKLDGRVALVTGSGRGIGREIALKLASEGARLVINDLDADPANETAEALRAMGAEAVVCAGSVTEDGFAERFIKTGMDSFGGLDIIVNNAGYTWDSVVQKMTDEQWQAIIDVHLTAPFRILRAAQPVISAKAKEEAAAGHEVFRKVVNISSIAGTGGNAGQINYSAAKAGILGVTRTMAKEWGRYKVNVNAVAFGPIRTRLTEGSADGNSTIKVDEKEIKVGVNPDLLSQMERMIPLGRVGTPEEAAGAVYLFCAPESNFISGQHVICGGGFVI; the protein is encoded by the coding sequence ATGACTGGAAAACTCGACGGGCGCGTGGCGCTGGTCACGGGCTCGGGCCGGGGCATTGGCCGCGAAATCGCTCTCAAACTCGCGTCGGAAGGGGCCCGGCTGGTGATCAACGATCTGGACGCCGATCCGGCCAATGAAACCGCCGAGGCGTTGCGCGCAATGGGAGCTGAGGCCGTGGTCTGTGCCGGCAGCGTCACCGAAGACGGATTTGCCGAACGGTTCATCAAGACCGGTATGGACAGCTTTGGCGGGCTGGACATCATCGTGAACAATGCGGGCTATACCTGGGACAGCGTCGTTCAGAAAATGACCGACGAACAGTGGCAGGCGATCATCGACGTTCACCTGACGGCCCCCTTCAGGATCCTGCGCGCCGCGCAGCCGGTGATCAGCGCCAAGGCAAAGGAAGAGGCCGCCGCCGGACATGAAGTGTTCCGCAAGGTGGTCAACATCTCGTCAATCGCGGGCACTGGCGGGAATGCCGGCCAGATCAACTATTCCGCCGCCAAGGCCGGCATCCTGGGTGTCACCCGGACGATGGCCAAGGAATGGGGCCGCTACAAGGTCAACGTCAACGCCGTCGCCTTCGGCCCGATCCGCACCCGCCTGACTGAAGGTAGCGCTGATGGCAACAGCACAATCAAGGTCGACGAAAAAGAGATCAAGGTCGGCGTGAATCCCGATCTCCTGTCCCAGATGGAGCGCATGATCCCGCTGGGCCGGGTCGGCACTCCGGAAGAAGCTGCCGGTGCCGTCTATCTGTTCTGTGCGCCGGAATCGAACTTCATTTCGGGGCAGCACGTCATATGTGGCGGCGGTTTCGTGATCTAA
- a CDS encoding lipid-transfer protein: protein MSDKAYVVGVGMVPFQKPGKSESYDVMATAATRSALADAGLDYDKIQQAYVGYVYGDSTCGQRALYHVGMTGIPVLNVNNNCSTGSSALFLARQAVESGAVECALALGFEQMQPGAIGAMFHDRVSPFAAFDAETDDLVGSAEIPLALRYFGGAGKAHMDEFGTPLETFAKIRAKASRHAAKNPVALFRQEVTAEDVMAAQVVWPGVMTKLMACPPTCGAAAAIICSKEFADKHGLDSSVRIAAQAMTTDGPETFGAHDMREVVGFSMAKRAADQVYEAAGIGPEDVDVVELHDCFAHNELITYEALGLCGRGEAAKFVDDGDNTYGGKYVTNPSGGLLSKGHPLGATGLAQCTELVQQLRGQADARQVDGARLALQHNLGLGGACVATLYEKA, encoded by the coding sequence ATGTCAGATAAAGCCTATGTCGTCGGCGTCGGGATGGTCCCGTTCCAGAAGCCGGGGAAATCCGAGAGCTACGATGTGATGGCAACCGCGGCGACCCGTTCCGCTCTGGCCGACGCGGGTCTGGACTACGACAAAATCCAACAGGCCTATGTGGGCTATGTCTATGGCGACAGCACTTGCGGCCAGCGCGCCCTGTACCATGTTGGAATGACCGGCATCCCGGTTCTGAATGTGAACAACAACTGCTCGACGGGGTCGTCCGCCCTGTTCCTGGCGCGTCAGGCCGTGGAAAGCGGCGCGGTGGAATGTGCTCTGGCGCTTGGGTTCGAGCAGATGCAGCCCGGCGCAATCGGTGCGATGTTCCATGACCGGGTCAGCCCGTTTGCAGCTTTCGACGCAGAAACCGACGATCTGGTTGGCAGTGCCGAGATCCCGCTGGCACTGCGGTACTTCGGCGGTGCGGGCAAGGCGCATATGGATGAGTTCGGCACGCCCCTTGAGACCTTCGCAAAGATCCGCGCCAAGGCCAGCCGGCATGCGGCCAAAAATCCGGTGGCCCTGTTCCGGCAGGAAGTCACCGCCGAGGATGTCATGGCGGCCCAGGTCGTCTGGCCGGGCGTGATGACCAAGCTCATGGCCTGCCCGCCAACCTGTGGCGCAGCGGCGGCAATTATCTGTTCCAAGGAATTCGCCGACAAGCACGGACTCGACAGTTCCGTTCGGATCGCGGCGCAGGCAATGACAACGGACGGCCCGGAAACTTTCGGAGCCCATGACATGCGCGAAGTGGTCGGCTTTTCGATGGCCAAGCGCGCCGCCGATCAGGTCTACGAGGCCGCCGGCATCGGGCCCGAGGACGTGGATGTGGTCGAACTGCACGACTGTTTCGCTCACAACGAGCTTATCACCTATGAGGCGCTTGGCCTTTGCGGTCGCGGCGAAGCGGCGAAGTTTGTCGATGATGGCGACAACACCTATGGCGGCAAGTACGTGACCAACCCGTCTGGCGGTCTGTTGTCCAAAGGGCATCCTCTGGGCGCGACCGGACTTGCGCAATGCACTGAGCTTGTTCAGCAACTTCGCGGCCAGGCCGATGCTCGGCAGGTCGATGGCGCGCGACTGGCGCTTCAGCACAACCTTGGCCTCGGCGGGGCCTGCGTCGCCACGCTTTATGAAAAAGCCTGA
- a CDS encoding transferase hexapeptide repeat family protein: MAHCYEFKGFIPVVPDDTYVHPQAVLIGNVILGHGCYIGPGASLRGDFGRIVIGDGANVQDNCIIHSFPGRDAVVETDGHIGHGAILHGCTIGRNALVGMNAVIMDGVDLGAESIVGAQAFLRGETVIPPRSMVVGSPAKVIREVSEKEVAWKTRGTAEYQQLARDCLAGLMPVEPLKTVEADRPGMVASDVVSIQEARRTSS, from the coding sequence ATGGCGCATTGCTATGAATTCAAAGGGTTTATACCCGTTGTTCCCGATGATACATATGTCCATCCTCAGGCCGTTCTGATCGGAAATGTCATCTTGGGTCATGGATGCTACATCGGACCCGGCGCAAGCCTGCGGGGCGATTTCGGCAGAATCGTGATCGGTGACGGCGCCAATGTACAGGATAACTGCATCATCCATTCCTTTCCCGGCCGCGACGCCGTCGTGGAAACCGACGGTCACATCGGCCATGGCGCGATCCTGCACGGCTGCACAATTGGCCGGAACGCTCTGGTCGGGATGAATGCCGTCATAATGGATGGTGTAGATCTTGGCGCGGAATCGATTGTCGGCGCGCAGGCGTTTTTGCGCGGCGAAACTGTGATTCCGCCCCGTTCGATGGTGGTCGGTTCGCCGGCAAAGGTGATCCGGGAGGTCAGCGAGAAAGAAGTCGCGTGGAAAACACGCGGCACCGCGGAATACCAGCAACTTGCGCGCGACTGTCTGGCCGGATTGATGCCGGTCGAGCCGCTGAAGACGGTCGAGGCAGACCGGCCCGGGATGGTGGCCTCTGACGTCGTCTCCATTCAGGAGGCGCGGCGGACATCGTCCTGA
- a CDS encoding acyl-CoA carboxylase subunit beta, whose protein sequence is MRRIESQIDTNAADYKANYAAMSERLKEFHARQHAARFERPQRDIDRLARQNKLGVRERLKLLLDPGTPFLEFSTLAACREYDGTVPGAAVVTGIGIVQGREVAIHANDASVKGGAWYPHTVKKIVRLLDVALENRLPVIHICDSAGGFLPLQHGVFPDRYLGGRVFRNQVKLSQANIPQIAVVGGHCTAGGAYVPTLSDYNIIIEGTGAIFLGGPPLVKAATGEEVGVQELGGAVMHTSVSGTGDYRAATEQHAFSLAREIVSQWKRMPKTIIETASYEEPFYDPKELYGIIPKDRKTQFDMREVLARIVDGSRFHEYQPDYGTTMVCGFAHIWGYKVGILANNGVLFNDSSLKAAHFMQLCNQNRTPLVFFQNITGYMVGREYEERGIAKDGAKMLMAQGGSVVPKFTVIANASYGAGNYGMCGRAWDARTLFMWPQAEIGVMGADQAANTMADVKIRQLQREGKELTEEEIAAIREPVLEKYKRDVEAYTSTSELWDDGILDPADTRNALGISISASLNAPIDDPHYGIFRL, encoded by the coding sequence ATGCGCAGGATTGAAAGTCAGATCGACACCAATGCCGCCGACTACAAGGCAAATTATGCCGCCATGTCTGAACGGCTTAAGGAATTCCACGCCCGCCAGCACGCGGCGCGTTTCGAACGCCCCCAGCGCGATATCGACCGCCTTGCCCGCCAGAACAAGCTGGGCGTTCGCGAGCGACTGAAACTACTACTGGACCCCGGCACGCCCTTTTTGGAGTTTTCCACACTTGCCGCTTGTCGCGAATACGACGGCACCGTGCCCGGCGCCGCTGTGGTGACAGGCATCGGTATAGTGCAAGGTCGCGAGGTCGCCATCCACGCCAACGACGCCAGCGTCAAGGGCGGCGCCTGGTATCCCCATACCGTGAAAAAGATCGTGCGGCTTCTGGATGTCGCGCTGGAAAACCGACTGCCGGTCATCCATATTTGCGACAGCGCGGGTGGTTTCCTGCCGCTTCAGCACGGCGTCTTTCCCGACCGGTATCTGGGCGGACGGGTGTTCCGCAACCAAGTCAAGCTGAGCCAGGCCAATATCCCGCAGATTGCCGTGGTCGGCGGACACTGCACGGCTGGTGGCGCCTATGTGCCGACCCTGAGCGACTACAACATCATCATCGAAGGTACAGGGGCGATTTTCCTTGGCGGCCCTCCGCTGGTCAAAGCGGCCACCGGCGAGGAGGTCGGCGTTCAGGAACTGGGCGGGGCGGTCATGCACACCTCGGTTTCGGGCACGGGCGACTATCGCGCCGCGACCGAACAGCACGCCTTTTCACTGGCGCGCGAAATTGTCAGCCAGTGGAAACGTATGCCAAAAACAATCATCGAAACCGCGTCCTATGAAGAGCCTTTCTATGACCCGAAGGAACTTTACGGGATCATTCCAAAGGACCGGAAAACCCAGTTCGACATGCGCGAGGTTCTGGCCCGGATCGTGGACGGCTCACGCTTTCACGAATACCAGCCGGACTATGGCACCACGATGGTTTGCGGTTTTGCCCATATCTGGGGTTACAAGGTCGGCATCCTTGCCAACAATGGGGTTTTGTTCAACGACAGTTCGCTCAAGGCGGCGCATTTCATGCAGCTTTGCAATCAGAACCGGACGCCCCTGGTCTTCTTCCAGAACATCACCGGCTACATGGTCGGCCGCGAATATGAAGAGCGCGGCATCGCCAAGGACGGCGCCAAGATGCTGATGGCGCAGGGCGGCTCGGTCGTGCCGAAGTTCACAGTGATCGCCAATGCCTCTTACGGGGCCGGTAATTACGGCATGTGTGGGCGGGCCTGGGATGCGCGCACGCTGTTCATGTGGCCCCAGGCCGAAATCGGCGTGATGGGCGCGGATCAGGCCGCCAACACCATGGCGGACGTCAAGATCCGGCAGCTTCAGCGTGAAGGCAAAGAGCTGACCGAAGAGGAAATCGCCGCCATCCGAGAGCCTGTGCTGGAAAAGTACAAAAGGGATGTCGAGGCCTATACCTCGACCTCGGAATTGTGGGACGATGGCATTCTTGACCCGGCAGACACTCGCAACGCGCTTGGAATATCTATATCCGCCTCGCTAAATGCACCGATCGACGATCCGCACTACGGGATCTTCCGTCTGTAA
- a CDS encoding acetyl-CoA carboxylase biotin carboxyl carrier protein subunit — MQRIFQIDGEETDCWLGHDGSRFVLHTPTRAVACQLDPTGLPGGYTLRAKGVVRELRLAVGPEATFVHMNGRTYEVGRVDPAERLAGSDGGASDDRLVAPMPGVVVSVAVKPGDAVKEGQPLLVIESMKLETTLVAPRSGVVAEMPFAVGDSFGLKDILAQLAPEEE; from the coding sequence ATGCAACGGATTTTTCAAATCGACGGAGAAGAGACAGATTGCTGGCTGGGTCATGATGGCAGCCGGTTCGTGCTTCATACCCCCACTCGCGCTGTTGCCTGCCAATTGGACCCGACGGGTCTGCCGGGCGGGTATACGTTGCGGGCCAAGGGTGTTGTGCGCGAACTGCGACTGGCAGTGGGGCCGGAAGCAACTTTTGTGCACATGAACGGCCGGACCTACGAAGTCGGACGGGTTGATCCCGCCGAACGCCTGGCCGGCAGCGACGGTGGCGCGAGCGACGACCGATTGGTGGCGCCCATGCCGGGTGTCGTGGTGTCGGTTGCGGTCAAACCCGGCGATGCGGTTAAGGAAGGCCAGCCGCTTTTGGTGATCGAAAGCATGAAGTTGGAAACCACACTGGTGGCGCCGCGCAGCGGGGTTGTTGCCGAAATGCCATTCGCCGTAGGCGACAGTTTTGGTCTGAAAGACATCCTAGCCCAATTGGCCCCGGAGGAGGAGTGA
- a CDS encoding acetyl/propionyl/methylcrotonyl-CoA carboxylase subunit alpha has product MTISKLLVANRGEIAARVLRTAKARGLATAVLRHVAEQEGPAHLIADEVVMIEGPTPVAAYLDIPQIVEAAKGIGADAVHPGYGFLSENAGFVAALEKAGVTFVGPTSEVIDLMGDKVRARAFVEERGFPVAPSAIEDDDPANFVERARAVGYPLLIKPSAGGGGKGMRVVREDSTLETEIETARREGERYFGDGRLFVERYIESPRHIEVQVMGDGQGKVVHFWERECSIQRRFQKIIEETPSPALTPEQRDEICETAAGIASAVNYRGAGTVEFIYAQDGTFYFLEMNTRLQVEHPVTEMVTGFDLVAEQLRVAAGDGLSAVQADIPQTGHSIELRICAEDATVDFRPAVGDILLLDEPTGPGVRVDSGILDGGKVTTDFDPMLSKLIVHGQDRAQAIARARQAVQNYVVLGVTTNTGYLDAILAHPDFASGEVSTGFLAEQSETLTATGEDVTDLLMAAAALSDERLVIEVMQIPEMYRKMGGWRN; this is encoded by the coding sequence ATGACCATTTCGAAACTCCTGGTCGCCAATCGGGGCGAGATCGCGGCGCGCGTGTTGCGCACCGCTAAGGCCCGCGGGCTTGCGACTGCCGTGTTGCGTCATGTCGCCGAGCAAGAGGGGCCGGCGCATCTGATCGCAGATGAGGTCGTGATGATCGAGGGCCCGACGCCCGTGGCCGCCTATCTCGATATTCCTCAGATCGTCGAAGCCGCCAAAGGGATCGGCGCGGACGCGGTTCATCCCGGCTATGGCTTTCTGTCAGAGAATGCCGGTTTTGTCGCGGCGCTGGAAAAAGCCGGAGTGACCTTTGTCGGCCCGACGTCCGAGGTCATCGACCTGATGGGGGACAAGGTCCGCGCCCGCGCCTTTGTCGAGGAACGCGGGTTTCCCGTCGCCCCCTCGGCCATCGAGGATGATGATCCGGCGAACTTTGTCGAACGCGCCCGCGCCGTTGGCTATCCGCTGCTCATCAAGCCCTCGGCCGGCGGTGGCGGCAAGGGCATGCGCGTCGTACGCGAGGACAGCACGCTGGAGACCGAAATCGAAACCGCACGCCGCGAAGGCGAGCGGTATTTCGGTGACGGGCGGCTGTTCGTCGAGCGCTATATTGAAAGTCCGCGCCATATCGAGGTGCAGGTGATGGGCGACGGGCAGGGTAAAGTGGTCCATTTCTGGGAACGCGAATGTTCGATCCAGCGCCGGTTCCAGAAGATTATCGAGGAAACGCCGTCACCGGCGCTGACTCCCGAACAACGGGACGAGATCTGCGAAACCGCCGCAGGTATTGCCAGCGCCGTCAACTATCGCGGGGCTGGGACCGTCGAATTCATCTATGCGCAGGACGGGACCTTTTACTTCCTGGAAATGAACACCCGCCTTCAGGTCGAACATCCGGTGACCGAGATGGTGACCGGCTTCGATCTGGTTGCTGAGCAACTGCGTGTCGCGGCGGGCGACGGGCTGAGCGCCGTGCAGGCGGATATTCCTCAAACCGGGCATTCGATCGAGCTGCGCATCTGTGCTGAGGATGCGACGGTCGATTTTCGCCCCGCGGTCGGCGATATCCTGCTGCTGGACGAACCCACTGGGCCCGGCGTGCGGGTGGACAGCGGCATTCTGGACGGTGGCAAGGTAACGACCGACTTTGATCCGATGTTGTCCAAGCTGATCGTGCATGGCCAGGATCGCGCGCAGGCGATCGCCCGTGCCCGGCAAGCGGTGCAAAACTATGTGGTCCTCGGGGTGACGACCAACACCGGTTACCTGGATGCGATCCTAGCTCATCCGGATTTCGCCTCGGGGGAAGTTTCAACCGGGTTCCTGGCGGAACAATCCGAAACGCTGACTGCAACGGGCGAAGATGTCACTGACCTGCTGATGGCGGCGGCAGCCCTATCGGACGAGCGGCTGGTGATTGAGGTCATGCAGATACCGGAAATGTACCGCAAGATGGGCGGGTGGAGAAACTGA